From Micromonospora echinaurantiaca:
GGCCGAGCATCGCGGCCTCGGCCTCGATGCCGCCGACGCCCCAGCCCAGCACGCCCAGGCCGTTGACCATCGTGGTGTGCGAGTCGGTGCCGACGACCGTGTCCGGGTACGCCTGCCCGTTGCGCTCCATGATGGTGCGGGCCAGGTACTCGATGTTCACCTGGTGCACGATGCCGGTGCCCGGCGGGACGACCTTGAACTCGTTGAACGCGGTCTGGCCCCAGCGCAGGAACTGGTAGCGCTCCTTGTTGCGCTCGTACTCCAGCTCGACGTTGCGCTGGAAGGCGTCCTCGCGGCCGAACAGGTCGGCGATGACCGAGTGGTCGATCACCAGCTCGGCCGGGGCGAGCGGGTTGACCTTGGTCGGGTCGCCGCCGAGGTCGCGTACCGCCTCGCGCATGGTGGCCAGGTCGACCACGCAGGGCACGCCGGTGAAGTCCTGCATGAGCACCCGCGCCGGGGTGAACTGGATCTCCACGCTCGGGTCGGCGGTGGGGTCCCACGCGCCGAGCTGCCGGATGTGGTCGGCGGTGATGTTCGCGCCGTCCTCGGTCCGCAGCAGGTTCTCCAGCAGGATCTTCAGGCTGTAGGGCAGCCGGTCGTGGCCGTCCACCTTGCTGATCTTGAAAATCTCGTAGCTCGCGTCTCCGACGCGTAGCTGGGTCTTCGCACCGAAGGTGTCGAGGCTCGCCACGTCGTACTCCTTCACACCAGCGACCGTGAGTAGTCCTGAGCAGTCTGTCGCACCGGCCGGAGTGCCGCCGTGGTTAGGTGACACTTACCGCCGATTCTCGCTTTCAACAAAACCGTACGTCCGTCTTGCTAAACACGCAACCTCGTGCCATGGTTCGGGACGAGGAGGTACCACCATGATCCATCACGTCCAACTCGCCTGCCCGCGCGGCTCCGAGGACGCGTCCCGGTCCTTCTACGTGGGCGTGCTCGGCCTCACCGAGAAGCCCAAGCCGCCGGTGCTCGCGGCCCGCGGTGGCTGCTGGTTCACCGGACACGGCACCGAACTGCACCTCGGCGTCGAGGACGACTTCCGGCCCGCCCGCAAGGCGCACCCCGCCCTGGTCTGGCCGGACCTGGACGCGCTCGCCGACCGACTCACCGCCGCCGGTCACCCCGTCACCTGGGGCGATGACGAGCTACCCGGGATGCGCCGCTTCCACACCGAGGACGTGCACGGCAACCGGCTGGAGTTCCTGACCCCGCTCGATTGACCCGCGGCCCGCTGGGCGGCGTCCGGCCCGTCGTGCGGGCCGATGCCGGCCCTGTCGTGCGGGGGCGATGCCTGGCCCGTCGTTGCGGGGACGATGCCTGGCTTGTCCGTGCCGGGCGGCGGCCGGCCTGTCGTGCGGGGGACGTCGGGGTTCAGGCCGTGCCGGTGGCGCCGCCGGCACGGCGTACGGCCTCGTCCAGGGCTTCGGGGGTACGACCGACCAGCGCGCTGCCGTCGTCGAGCAGCAGGATCGGGCGCTGGATCAGCTCCGGCGAGGCGACCATCGCCTCGATCCAACGCGGCTCGGTCGCCGTGTCGCGCGGCCAGTCCGCCATCCCCCGAGAGACCGCCGCCGGCTCCTGGAGCCGGCAGATGTCCCAGGGACGCGCGTCCAGCCGGCGCAACACCTCGACCAGTTCCTCGA
This genomic window contains:
- a CDS encoding VOC family protein, with the protein product MIHHVQLACPRGSEDASRSFYVGVLGLTEKPKPPVLAARGGCWFTGHGTELHLGVEDDFRPARKAHPALVWPDLDALADRLTAAGHPVTWGDDELPGMRRFHTEDVHGNRLEFLTPLD
- a CDS encoding ArsC/Spx/MgsR family protein, with amino-acid sequence MEIWNNPACSKSACARSVLDEAGVGYQVRPYLDQPPTVEELVEVLRRLDARPWDICRLQEPAAVSRGMADWPRDTATEPRWIEAMVASPELIQRPILLLDDGSALVGRTPEALDEAVRRAGGATGTA